A genomic window from Archaeoglobus profundus DSM 5631 includes:
- the purL gene encoding phosphoribosylformylglycinamidine synthase subunit PurL, whose protein sequence is MYREIYPQVYEINVINAGDEDLMKISDELGLALNLNEMRKIKDYFTKKGRNPTDIELQSIAQAWSEHCCYKSSKCYLREYLFGIEKDYVISAIKEDAGVVEFDNEYAYVVALESHNHPSAIEPYGGASTGIGGILRDVLCMGAQPIALVDPLFFGNLDIKDLPKGVKHPLYLLFGVVAGIRDYGNRVGIPTVGGMVFFDESYVTNCLVNVGCVGIVRKDRIVHSRVGNVGDLFVLVGGATGRDGIHGVTFASKELSEKSEEERGAVQLGNPIMKEPLIHACLEVVEKGLVTGMKDLGGGGLSCVISEMSYAANCGAEVYLDKVHLKEEGMAPWEIYISESQERMMLTVNPKHVDEVLDVFKKWDVPAVVVGKAIPDKVVRVYWKGYKIYELDLDFLLGAVEYCRPYVVKRIERIDETSKPSDLKGVLLKMLEHPNVACREWVIRQYDHEVRACTVLKPLQGRINRETHGDCAVIKPTDSWRGLALTTDVNPWMTKMDPFWGTASSFDEMVRNLVAVNSIPHSFADCLNFGNPEKPERMGEFVQSVRALGWMARGFGLPCVSGNVSFYNETPYSAVAPTPTLMGIGIVEDIRKVVSSNFKGKGEIVLVGETLKEFGGSLYCAVTGQRSTVVPKTSPKRLKRYVNAMLQAFKEFKVYACHDLAEGGLAVALAEMCIGGFGCKVDLSELRGEDYVKLFSESNTRWLVEVDNAEDFVKFMKSKGLSVYAIGVVEGDEIVVKNCFRVSVEEVEKVWRNGLVRFTGW, encoded by the coding sequence ATGTATAGGGAGATATACCCTCAGGTTTACGAGATCAACGTTATTAATGCAGGTGACGAAGATTTGATGAAGATAAGCGATGAGTTGGGCTTAGCACTGAATCTGAATGAAATGCGTAAGATTAAGGATTACTTTACCAAAAAGGGCAGAAATCCTACCGATATAGAACTTCAGTCCATAGCCCAAGCTTGGAGTGAGCACTGTTGCTACAAAAGCTCGAAGTGCTATCTGAGGGAGTACCTCTTCGGTATTGAGAAGGATTACGTAATCTCAGCCATAAAAGAGGATGCTGGAGTCGTGGAATTCGATAATGAATACGCTTACGTTGTAGCTTTGGAATCACACAATCACCCCTCAGCCATTGAGCCTTACGGTGGTGCTTCAACGGGTATAGGGGGAATTTTGAGAGATGTTCTTTGCATGGGTGCTCAGCCAATCGCTTTAGTCGATCCCCTCTTTTTCGGAAATTTGGACATTAAAGATTTGCCTAAGGGTGTTAAGCATCCTCTCTACCTGCTCTTCGGAGTCGTTGCTGGAATAAGGGATTATGGAAATAGAGTTGGAATTCCAACCGTTGGAGGAATGGTATTCTTCGATGAGAGCTACGTAACGAACTGTTTGGTTAACGTGGGTTGTGTCGGGATAGTTAGAAAGGATAGAATCGTCCATTCGAGAGTTGGAAACGTAGGAGATTTGTTTGTGCTTGTGGGTGGAGCAACTGGGAGAGACGGAATTCACGGTGTTACGTTTGCATCGAAGGAGTTGAGTGAAAAAAGTGAGGAGGAAAGAGGAGCTGTTCAGCTTGGTAATCCTATAATGAAGGAGCCTCTAATTCACGCTTGCTTGGAAGTTGTTGAGAAGGGTCTCGTAACGGGAATGAAGGATTTGGGAGGAGGAGGCTTGAGTTGTGTTATTAGTGAAATGTCCTACGCTGCAAATTGCGGTGCTGAGGTTTACTTAGACAAGGTTCATCTAAAAGAGGAGGGAATGGCTCCTTGGGAAATATACATATCAGAAAGTCAGGAGAGGATGATGCTGACGGTCAATCCGAAGCATGTGGATGAAGTCTTGGATGTCTTCAAGAAATGGGATGTTCCGGCTGTTGTTGTGGGAAAGGCTATTCCGGATAAGGTTGTTAGGGTATATTGGAAAGGCTACAAGATTTACGAACTCGATCTAGATTTCTTACTTGGAGCTGTAGAATACTGCAGACCGTATGTGGTCAAGAGGATTGAGAGAATTGATGAGACTTCCAAGCCGAGCGATCTCAAAGGGGTTTTGCTCAAGATGCTGGAACATCCGAATGTTGCTTGTAGAGAGTGGGTTATAAGGCAATACGATCACGAAGTTAGAGCTTGCACGGTTTTAAAGCCTCTGCAGGGTAGAATCAACAGGGAAACGCACGGAGATTGTGCTGTGATAAAGCCGACAGATTCTTGGAGGGGTTTGGCATTAACGACGGATGTAAATCCTTGGATGACTAAAATGGATCCTTTCTGGGGAACAGCAAGTAGCTTTGACGAGATGGTAAGAAATTTGGTAGCCGTTAATTCAATCCCGCATAGCTTTGCTGACTGCTTAAACTTCGGAAATCCAGAAAAGCCTGAGAGGATGGGTGAATTCGTTCAGAGTGTCAGAGCTCTGGGATGGATGGCTAGGGGTTTTGGTTTGCCTTGCGTTAGCGGAAACGTGAGCTTCTACAACGAAACTCCGTACAGTGCTGTAGCTCCAACACCGACACTCATGGGAATTGGTATAGTTGAAGACATTCGCAAAGTCGTGAGCTCGAACTTCAAGGGGAAGGGAGAAATCGTATTGGTGGGAGAAACATTGAAGGAATTCGGTGGAAGCTTGTACTGTGCCGTAACAGGACAGAGAAGCACAGTAGTGCCGAAAACTTCTCCGAAGAGACTTAAGAGATACGTAAATGCCATGCTCCAAGCTTTTAAGGAGTTCAAGGTCTATGCTTGTCACGATCTTGCTGAAGGAGGATTGGCAGTAGCTTTGGCTGAGATGTGCATAGGCGGATTCGGTTGCAAGGTAGATTTGAGCGAATTGAGGGGAGAGGACTACGTGAAGCTGTTTTCGGAATCCAATACAAGATGGCTTGTTGAAGTTGACAATGCCGAGGATTTTGTTAAATTCATGAAGTCTAAGGGATTGAGTGTCTACGCAATAGGAGTTGTTGAGGGTGATGAAATTGTCGTAAAGAACTGCTTCAGAGTGAGTGTTGAAGAGGTTGAGAAAGTTTGGAGAAACGGCCTCGTTAGGTTTACTGGGTGGTGA